The Vanessa tameamea isolate UH-Manoa-2023 chromosome 8, ilVanTame1 primary haplotype, whole genome shotgun sequence DNA segment AAAAGTCCCGATTTATAGTTTGCTTTTTTTccattgtattcatatttttgaagAAAGATATTTCTGAATTTCCACAAACCTGTTTCGACATTTTCTTGTACCTACTACAGCCTCCACGTGTACCTCCGATGGATTTGAAATCTTTCGTTTCCGGAGTCGATCACGTCGAGCAGCGGCTGCTTGTGATAAAGcccttttttttatagattagtGGAAAAATCGTTGGGAAATACGATGGGCTaattttgagaaataaataattaaatgtaatattgagTAAAATTTACTGACACTCGTCTCACAGCTTGTATCCACTTTTTCCTTCAGTCAATTTCATGGCTTTTTCTCGGAAACGAGtataatcatttatgtttttgcgtacatacataacattatcaaaaacaaattgagaagcgacagtcattattttaatttctttaaatttacctcttaacgaatcttttgggcccaggttataaattgcacgaatagccctcttctgcaggacaaaaatggtattaatgtcagctgcattaccccagagtaggatgccatacgacattatactgtggaaataactgaaatacacatccacatcagtcaaaagtctaattttttttaccgcataggctgaagagctgagtctatttgccaatttatttatatgggggccccattggagcttagagtctactCATAACTAgagtcataccaaggaactctgttgattctaaaacatctttaaaatcgtttaaaagtacactcgttttgacacatcttacattgggagtagtgaatttaatacattttgtctttttactatttaacattaaattattaacactaaaccaatttactatttcagagagagcattgttcacatcgtcatatattgaaagacgtctttttattttaaaaattaaagaagtatcatcagcaaacaatactatctcgagtttatcacctaggagatgtggcaggtcatttatataaacaaggaagagaaatggtccaagaattgatccttgagggacccccacagtaactggagtcCCGGGAGATcgctttccatttacatcaaccctctgaatccgattgctcagatacgaaatcagaagactgagtgcagtgtccctaattgcataatgacgtagcttcctgaccaaagtttcgtgttgcacacaatcaaaggccttagataaatcacaaaatatccctaaggcatcctgtgactcctcccaggccttgtaaatatttttaacgagctcaacagcagcgtcagttgtcgagtggccccttgtaaatccaaattatttcttgtgtagcaacttgttattgttaaaatgtacatttgatttagtaataacttttcaaagatcttgctaagagttggtagtacagagatgggcctatagttattggggtctgatgtactacctgacttaaatattggtaatactctattatgtttcatgaggtcaggaaacacgccactaaggagacaattattaaatatagtgacaaggtagggtgcgattacatcaattattgaattgactaccttaacagagatcccccacagatcggccgttttcttaatatctagtgatctgaaggaacttattacatcatttacacttactgttttaaatttaaaactaatattactttcttccacattgttttttaataatgattcagcaacggtagaagaggaatttaatgagttagtagtcgaaaatggaatgtcagcaaaaattttttcaaaaacagttgcaacatcccgatctgaggaaaataaattgttatcaatagataagctaaagtcggagatgttatttttgactcttccagtttcgcaattaataattttccatgtcattttaattttttcaggtgtgtcaataatttttcatttatatgcaatgatttagatgtatgacatacacgtttgaatagtttagagtaggcactaacataactgataaatgaaaaataccggttgtatgatctttcactataaagttcatacaacctctgcctactcttgtgaattccgacagtcgcccaatcattaaatttaagaaaattcctagaattgACTGTCTTGTAAGTAAATATGGCATTAAagtctgttttaatatattttaaaaaattgttataaagctcattagaattatcatttaattgtaaatatgagagctttgccatgatattacttctgaacttttcaattcgatacaaatttacattataacgTAAGATCGATAAAATTCCATTAGAGTgtggtgttttatttaaaatccacGGAGCCATTAATACAAGTTCTAAAAAAACTTATGAACCCCAGCTTCCTTTTGTATAATGCTTGCTTaaacggtacagagaacgtttttgagCAATGGTCATAAacgcataatatataataagatagcggaaaatattatacatttaacaaatttaaaaaacttattacgacaaaattcaaaaataaaacctGTTCATTCATTAAAGGAATACTTTTGGATAAAGACGCCTGAATAAACAATAAGTTATTTTGAATACtaacataattaattgtaaatctgattatttaaaatagcaacTATGTGAGTTCCGTTTTGTTTCGCTGAAGGCTTCGAAACGGTAGCGGagttaaaatattgatacataaaatatgacaattcaaaaatgctctattgtaaagtttacttgaatgaaatacatttgatttgatttctaaattttacatttaagtgatattaactttgaatatcacttgaattcaattaattgggtaaattttataaatcttttataaaaactaggaaaTATTATTGTCACGAGTAAGCCGGTGAcataatttccttttttaattatgcttttttttcaagaaacccattgatttatatgtatatacatatataagtcaATGAAGAAACCATGTAATTTTCCAACCCAGCCCACGCAATGTTGCGCGCGCATTGAATCTAGCCATACCTTGTGtcgtttgatttatttgtttgcCTTAGTGGTTAAGGTAACAGTACTTAAAAATCGGACATTTATATCTAAATGCATAAATGTTGTTCGCTGCGCCTAAAACGGAGACCTCAAAGGAGGACGAATGGACTTCAATTTCCTCTAAATTACCAACAAATCATTGGGTGGATAGTTTGCGTCGTCTCCGTTTTAGTTAACTTCTTGTTACTTACTCGGATACAATTTGATGATTTAAAGTTTGCGTcactaattatttatagttttgtatACGCAGTTTACGTGATTACCCATTTTGCCGCTTCTTTAGTAGATCCAGGAGAAGACGATTTACGAAAACGAGACATAAATATACTCCCAGAGTTTGATCGTACAATTCATGCCCATGTTATTGAAAATGGAAGATGTCATCTCTGTAATATTAATACTACAGACAGGAAAACAAAACATTGCGGGATATGcaataaatgcatatttaaatttgatcatCATTGTAAATGGTTAAACAACTGTGTTGGTCGAAGAAATTAtaccgtatttattttatgtgtcgTTTCGGCTCTATTAATTACTCTGTTTACTGTGATACTGtgtttaatagatatatatatatattttgtaagtccTCAGGAATTAAGTTCTGCAGCTCAAACTTTTATTAACTGTACACAATTAGAGGATTTCAATGATGtgactaaaaaatattgtaagagttctatatattttttaatatttcttgtcaCGTTTTGTACAATTGCCTTAGCGATAGCTTGTGCCTTGTTgcatttattatgttttcacatttatatttcaattttaggcGTCTCGACATACGAATATATAATGAGAAACTCTCACACTAAATCGATTTGTTGTAAGTCTTGTAGAACCAATATAAGAcgactttatataataaatcaggACAAGATAAAATCGAATGCAATTGTTAGTTCTGAAACTGGGGTAAATGGAGAAAATATTACGCAGGAACATGATAATGAAATAAGTgtgaaaaattttataaatactttggtTACCGATGAATTAAATAGagctagaattttttttttatatgaaaagagTAAAATTCATCCTAGTAACGAAGGCAGAAGCTAACAGTagagtattcaaataaattaataatattgatcaaCGTACAACAATGTGAAAAAGATATTTTCAGTGTTGGTGGCCAACATACTTAATTTAAGGGTTTTATATCGAGTTAATTTTGGAAGTAAGGTTTTGGTTGTAAACgtaccataaaataatatatatttttttttatataatgtaaaaaaatatttttaatgacaatacTTTGAAAATTTTGACCACAAGTAGATAAaattttgaatcaattaattGAGTGAGActagtttaaaattcagttgcatgATTTAACTCACATTATAACAGAAGCATGTAAAAAAATgacgataatatatataaatttttcatgTATCCAAAAAATGACAGTCTAATAAGAACTTTTTGATGATATTGACCTATgcttgttgtatattttttatatataataaccacATTATACTACTAGACTGaataagtaaaatgttttattaagtattgttaaaataaataatttgtaatttactaCCATATATTATAGCACCAAATTGCATTCCGAGCATATCGATAGTGTACGGAGAGCACAGGACAGTCTAATATGTAAACTCTAATTGCTACGATAtacaatcttatttaaataaactataactgtgccttatttacttaactaaaatgtgccttattaatttttttcattacatagtatGCATAGaatttggtaattttatttctcgGCATTATTCAACCTatatcagaaaataaaatatttcatctatttttttacattaagtatCCATCCTGGCTTTGCAGGGATAAAATAATGGTCTACATAAAACACTCATTCTTTAATATTGTAGAGAAACTCCCatcttctattaaattataagtaattcacaaataatatataaacaataatactataCCATATCTGGAATAGCCATACcattgtatataacatattctattatatattggaTGTTAAAAGGTTTctgaataaaagaaatataatatgttttaatttatttcattttatgaaatttataaagttttgaacccataacaaaaataaatacaagaaaatgTTACAAGATACAGTGTAATTTAAACatcttaaatttgaataatgaaagattTATTCACGTTTGCGGCGACGGTCTTGTTCctcctgaaattaaaaaaaaattgtaaatatgaatagaaaaattattaaatcccaaataatataaagaagtaaaaaataaaaattattgttatagctttaagttaaattttaagttgttttaatttaatataacttacttTTTGTGTTAAGATTATGAGAAGTCTCCTGAGCATTCCAATGAAATCAATGAACAATTCCAGAGCATGTTGCACAAAGTCTTTATTACCCATTCTACGCTTCTCAATGATAAGTTGAGTGTCAAACAGAACAAAACCGCACATCAGCATTAATCCCAGGTAGAGATGAGCCTGAAATAGTTACATGCTTGTTACCTTATATAGTCaatcgaaatttgaaattatatcatcatgtaatatttaattcaggtatttttatttataacataaagtgTAACTTACTTGG contains these protein-coding regions:
- the LOC113400136 gene encoding palmitoyltransferase ZDHHC11; the encoded protein is MHKCCSLRLKRRPQRRTNGLQFPLNYQQIIGWIVCVVSVLVNFLLLTRIQFDDLKFASLIIYSFVYAVYVITHFAASLVDPGEDDLRKRDINILPEFDRTIHAHVIENGRCHLCNINTTDRKTKHCGICNKCIFKFDHHCKWLNNCVGRRNYTVFILCVVSALLITLFTVILCLIDIYIYFVSPQELSSAAQTFINCTQLEDFNDVTKKYCKSSIYFLIFLVTFCTIALAIACALLHLLCFHIYISILGVSTYEYIMRNSHTKSICCKSCRTNIRRLYIINQDKIKSNAIVSSETGVNGENITQEHDNEISVKNFINTLVTDELNRARIFFLYEKSKIHPSNEGRS